From the Mesorhizobium sp. L-2-11 genome, the window GCCCGTCGATCTCACCTACCTGTGCGATGCGGTGCTGTTGCTGCGCTTCTTCGAAAACGCTGGCCGTGTGAGGCGGGCGATCTCAGTGATCAAGAAGCGCGTGGGCGCGCACGAGGACACCATTCGGGAGTTCAGGATCAGCGCCGAAGGGGTCGCGGTCGGCGAGCCGCTCGACGAGTTCCGCGGCATCCTGACTGGCGCACCGGTTTTCGAAGGCAAACACTCCGACCTGCTCAGCGGATAGAGAAATGAATCCGGAAGAGCCGGCAGTGCTTGTGCTCGCGCCAGTTGGGCGGGACGCCGTCATCGTGGCCTCGATCCTCGGCAAGGCGCTTGTCAAAACGCGGATTTGCGCAAACCTCGAAGAGGTTCTGCCCCTTCTCGATAGCGCCCAGTGCCTGGTCGTTGCCGAAGAGGGCCTGACGACCTCGGACCGGGGCGCATTTGCCAGCTGGATCTCAAATCAGCCAGCCTGGTCTGATTTCCCAATAGTTCTCCTGGTCATGAGGGGGGCAGAATACGACAAGCGACTGGCGTTCCTCGACCGATACCTGATCGTTCTAGAGAGGCCGTTCCTGGCGTCGAGCTTGGTCAATTCAGTCCGTGCAGCGCTGCGTGCCCGGTCGCGTCAGCTTGAAGTCAGGACTTACATCGAGCAAATGCAGGAACTCGCGGATCGCCAGAAGCTGCTGATCAGGGAACTTCACCACCGCGTCAAGAATACGCTGTCCAATGTTCGGGCCATGATGGGTGCCACTGCCCGGTCAAGCCAAAGCGCAGACGATTTCATGCGTAATTTTTCGGCCAGGATCGTGTCGCTGGCCGATACGCATTCGATCCTGACGGACGACTACTGGCAAACGGCGTCGCTGCAAAAACTGCTGCACAGGGAGTTGCTGCATTACGAGACGCTCGACCGGCCGCGCATTGTCATTGACGGGCCGGACGTTGCGCTTGTCGCCGACATTGCAATCCCGGTCGGAATGGCGTTCCATGAACTAGCGTCGAATTCGGCCAAGTTCGGCGCGCTCTCGCTTCCGCATGGTCGGCTCGAAGTGCATTGGCAGTTGACAGGCACCGGTTCGACGCGGGTTGTCAATCTTGACTGGCAGGAGCGCGACGGACCAAGGGTGGAGCCGCCCCGGCACAGTGGGTTTGGAACGACGTTGCTGGAGAAGGTCGTGGCGGTGCAATGCGACGCAAAGATCCAGCTCTGCTACGATCCAGGCGGCTTGCGTTTCACCATGGAGTTTCCACTGCGGGACACGCGGCTTGTGCCGTCCTACTCCTGAATTCAGCTGCCAGGACTTGTAGCCTTGATCAGATGGCGGGCGTATAACTTCACTTGGTGCTGCTGTTGTACATGTGAAAGGACTTGGCGCTACGGATGACATCTGACGAAGAGAGACACGAGCCGGTCGAACAGTTGCTCGACACTCCCGAACTCGCGACGGCGCTAGAGAGCGAACAGTTCAAGAAGTTCCTCGACCAAGTTCCTATCGCCATTGCGGCATCGGATCTGAGGGATGGGGAGACGGTGGTCTACGCCAATCCAGAGTTTGAGAAGCTTTCCGGGCTCACCGCCGCTCGCCTTGAGCAGGAGAATTGGCAGGGGCTTTCCGGGAAGGCGGTGAATGCGCCCTTCGATCGGCGGATCGACGAAGCGATCGTCGCGCAAACCGACTTCGTAGGAACCTTCCGCCTTGAGCGCAAAGCCTCAGATTCAGCGATCGTAGATGTTTACTCGAATGTCATCGAGGACGACGACGACAAGCTGTGCTTCCGACTTGTCGCCCTGGTTGACGTGTCTGCCCATAGCGATGCGGACAAAGCGTCCATTGAGGAGCGAATCCGGGAGAAGGATACGCTCCTGCGCGAGCTTCAGCACAGGGTCAAGAACAACCTGCAAATGATCACTGCGCTCATCCGAATGGAAACTCGGAACGCGGTCGGGCCGGACCAGGAGCGCTTCGAACGGCTGGCAGGGCGCGTTGAGGCACTCGCGATCCTGTATCAGGCGCTCTCTGGCGAAGATCACAAGGACGAGATCGATTTGGGCGTCTATCTGAGCCAGATAGCCTCCGCCGTCATGACCTCTCACGCGGGGGAGGGCATCCGCCTCGACATGAAGGTCGACACCTATCCGGTTTCGATAAATGTCGCCATGCCGACAGGACTGGTTGTGAACGAGCTTCTCACCAACGCCCTGAAGCATGCCTTCAAAGGTCGGGAGGGTGGGACAATCACGCTGCGCAGCGTGGTTGACAGCAACGGTTGTCGGGTCGAGATCGCCGACGACGGCATTGGCCTGCCTGAGGGTGTAACATGGCCCGCACCCGGCAAACTCGGAGCCCTCATCGCGCGGTCGCTGACAGAAAATGCCAAGGCGCAGTTCGACGTCACCTCAGCCGTCGGTGAGGGAACCAAGGTGACTATCATCTTCAAGCGGTCGGCTGCCGTCGCCGGCTGAACAGGTCTTGGAGCACGCTCAACCGGGAACGCTGTTCGGTCCGGAGTCATCAAGACCGTAAAGAACGGCAAGACGTTCGGCTTCGAACGGCAGATGTCACCCTAGGCGGCTTCGAACCCAATCGACTGCGGGCGCCGTGACGCTCGCCCCTCGAACTGTGCGCCGAAATGTCATGAGCTGCCACCGTTAAGTTTCGGGGCCACCCCGCCGTGGGCTTGTAGTCAATCATAACGTTCGACTGTCGTAAGCCCAGTGAAGCAGTGCCTGGCGCTGGCGTCTGCGGCACCACACGTCCAAGCGCTCGCAGTTGGAAATAATCTGTGCAACGTGCCGCCGCATCGCCTTCCACCGCCCAATTTGCCGCGCGTCCTCTCCCGGTAGGCGGCGCCCCAAGTAGTATCGGCAGTACCACTGGAACCACCCACGAGGATCATCAGGGTTGATCCATCCCTTCGCCCTCCAAACGGAGAGTGGCTGACTCGCGTCTGCTCCGAAACAGTTGAGAGTGGGGTTTCGCTTGCCGGGCGATAATTTCGCTCCCGCGAACCATTCCTCCGGGAATTCCGATCTTGTGTCTGTCATGTATTTACCGCCAAAGACGCCCAGACGAAGCATTTGGCCGGGCGTCAGGTCGGGCTTGAACCCGGGATCAAAATCGGCCCCAGCGGGGGCCGAAAGGGCATAGCGGTAGCCTCTTTGCATTTTGTCATTTACCTCGATTATTCGCATCTCTGAAATACCGTCCTTTTCATGTCTTCCGCGGCTTTTTTGGTCACGACCGGTCAGTTTAGCCGATCAATCTCCCAGTTCAGAGCTGCCGCGAAGCTGACCCACACCAAGTAGGGAGCGAGCAACACAGAAGCGGTGCGGTCGATCTGCCAAAAAACGACGATGGTAAGAATGATTGCCAGCCAGAGCGCTGCTATAACGACCAGCCCGCCGCGAGGACTGTGGAAGGAAAAGAACACCCAAGACCACGCCGCGTTCAAGGCAATCTGGATCAGGAAAATCGCTACCGCGAAGCTCATCCCGTCGGAGCCTGAGCTGAGGACGCGGTAAAACGCGTACGCCATCATCAGGTACAATGTCGTCCAGACCGGCGCGAAAACCCAATTTGGCGGGTTGAACGAAGGCTTTGCCAGGTGAACATACCAGGTCGGGATATTGGGGACGGTTGCAAGATTGCCGGCAATGGCGGCGGCTGCTACCGGCGCGGTAGCTGTGAGTACGAGAAGCAAAGTGGTTGTTGCGTCATGCGTCATAAGGTCCCTCGCCGTTCACGTGACGCAGTAACGGCGCGGGGTCCGGCAAAGTTTCACCGCTGGATGATACCACCATCATTGCAGGGCAAAACAAGCTGCTAGGGAATCCGTCGGCGACGGGCCACTTCCCTGAACTGCTGGCCAACGTTGTCCCTCGGCGGGGCGCGGTGTCGATCCCGTGGGGGGATTAGCTGAACTGCACTGGTAAATGGACGATGACAGAAGCCCGCTCAGCGCATTTCAAATCCAAAGCCCGACGGAAACTCATCCGGTTGCAAATCATTCCCAAACTCATAACGTGTCGGACGATGACGCCGCAGGACATTACCAAGTTGATCGTCCGTACCTCGATGGGGGATCGCGCGGCGTTCGATCTGCTTTACCGGCAGACCAGCGCGAAACTTTTCGGCGTATGCCTGCGTGTCTTGAACGATCGTGCCGAGGCCGAGGAGGCGCTGCAGGAGGTGTTCGTCAAGATTTGGACGAAGGCCGACCGCTTCGCGGTTTCGGAGCTGAGTCCGATTTCGTGGCTGGTGGCCATCGCGCGCAATCATTCGATCGACCGCATCCGCTCGCGCCGGCCGCCGGCCCTCGACGTTGACGCCGCCTTGGACATAGCGGATCCGACGCCCGGGCCCGAAGCGATGGCGTTGGCGGGCAGGGAAAGCGAGCGGATTCATCGCTGTCTCGATGAACTGGAGCCGGACCGCGCGGCCGCCGTGCGGGGCGCCTATCTGTCCGGGAAAAGCTATGCCGAACTGGCGGAGCGCCATGGCGTGCCGCTCAACACAATGCGAACATGGCTGCGCCGCAGCTTGTTGAAACTGAGGGAATGCCTCGAGCGATGAGCATCGCCGACGATAATGGACCGGAACCCGGCAGAGACGAGATGATCGCCGCCGAATATGTTCTCGGCGTCCTGCCGGCGGCGGAGCGGGAGGCAGCGGCCCGGCGCATCGACGCCGAGCCGCGTTTCGCGCGCCTCGTCGACCAGTGGGAGGTCCGGCTTTCACCGATGGCCGAGGCTTATTCGGAGGCCGAGCCGCCAGCTTCGGTTAAGGCAGCGATTGACCGACGGCTGTATGCCGGGAACCGGGTTCAAGCCGGCGGCGTCTCCTGGTGGTCGAGCCTTGCGCTGTGGCGTGGCCTGGCTATCGCCTCGCTCGCCGCCCTAGCGCTTTACGTCGCCGTTCCCTATCTGTCGCCGCAGGCGGAAGTCTCCTCAGAACGTTACGTCGCATCGCTGGCTCCGAATGAATCCGACGTGCACTATTTCGTGATTTATGACGCGCGGAGTCAGGATGTCGGACTTTCGCATGTAACGGGCGCGCGCCCAGAAGGGCGTGATTTTGAACTGTGGGTGATTGAGGGCAGCAATCCGCCGCAGTCGCTTGGCGTCATTCCAGAAGGGCAACGGGTCCATCTGGCTGTCGCAGACGCCGTTCTAGACAAGATCGAGGCCGGCGCTCAGTTGGCCATCAGCCTGGAGCCAGCCGGCGGCTCGCCGACCGGACAGCCGACCGGACCGGTGGTGGCGGCCGGCGATCTGAACAGCATCTGACAATTGCAGGACCGCAGGGTTGGCTCTGCAGGTTAGAGCAGAAACGTTTCTGACTAGGTGCGCTCCAGACCGCATCTTTAGCAATCAGAAATTTTCTTCCCCGTCTGAAACTTCCGCATGCAGCGTCCGTATCTCCCTGGGTCCCCCGATTGCGGGATCCAAACCAGGAGTTCTTCACATGAGCAAATATCTTATCGGTGTCGCCGCCCTTTCCGTGCTCGCCACCGCCGCCTATGCCGAAAACCCCATGGTCGGCGGCGCGCCCATGCTGGCCGACAAGAACATCGTCGAGAACGCGGTCAATTCCAAGGACCACACCACGT encodes:
- a CDS encoding sensor histidine kinase — protein: MNPEEPAVLVLAPVGRDAVIVASILGKALVKTRICANLEEVLPLLDSAQCLVVAEEGLTTSDRGAFASWISNQPAWSDFPIVLLVMRGAEYDKRLAFLDRYLIVLERPFLASSLVNSVRAALRARSRQLEVRTYIEQMQELADRQKLLIRELHHRVKNTLSNVRAMMGATARSSQSADDFMRNFSARIVSLADTHSILTDDYWQTASLQKLLHRELLHYETLDRPRIVIDGPDVALVADIAIPVGMAFHELASNSAKFGALSLPHGRLEVHWQLTGTGSTRVVNLDWQERDGPRVEPPRHSGFGTTLLEKVVAVQCDAKIQLCYDPGGLRFTMEFPLRDTRLVPSYS
- a CDS encoding anti-sigma factor — translated: MSIADDNGPEPGRDEMIAAEYVLGVLPAAEREAAARRIDAEPRFARLVDQWEVRLSPMAEAYSEAEPPASVKAAIDRRLYAGNRVQAGGVSWWSSLALWRGLAIASLAALALYVAVPYLSPQAEVSSERYVASLAPNESDVHYFVIYDARSQDVGLSHVTGARPEGRDFELWVIEGSNPPQSLGVIPEGQRVHLAVADAVLDKIEAGAQLAISLEPAGGSPTGQPTGPVVAAGDLNSI
- a CDS encoding TspO/MBR family protein; translation: MTHDATTTLLLVLTATAPVAAAAIAGNLATVPNIPTWYVHLAKPSFNPPNWVFAPVWTTLYLMMAYAFYRVLSSGSDGMSFAVAIFLIQIALNAAWSWVFFSFHSPRGGLVVIAALWLAIILTIVVFWQIDRTASVLLAPYLVWVSFAAALNWEIDRLN
- a CDS encoding sensor histidine kinase, translated to MTSDEERHEPVEQLLDTPELATALESEQFKKFLDQVPIAIAASDLRDGETVVYANPEFEKLSGLTAARLEQENWQGLSGKAVNAPFDRRIDEAIVAQTDFVGTFRLERKASDSAIVDVYSNVIEDDDDKLCFRLVALVDVSAHSDADKASIEERIREKDTLLRELQHRVKNNLQMITALIRMETRNAVGPDQERFERLAGRVEALAILYQALSGEDHKDEIDLGVYLSQIASAVMTSHAGEGIRLDMKVDTYPVSINVAMPTGLVVNELLTNALKHAFKGREGGTITLRSVVDSNGCRVEIADDGIGLPEGVTWPAPGKLGALIARSLTENAKAQFDVTSAVGEGTKVTIIFKRSAAVAG
- a CDS encoding sigma-70 family RNA polymerase sigma factor — encoded protein: MTPQDITKLIVRTSMGDRAAFDLLYRQTSAKLFGVCLRVLNDRAEAEEALQEVFVKIWTKADRFAVSELSPISWLVAIARNHSIDRIRSRRPPALDVDAALDIADPTPGPEAMALAGRESERIHRCLDELEPDRAAAVRGAYLSGKSYAELAERHGVPLNTMRTWLRRSLLKLRECLER